CAAAAATCTATTTACGAACAGACGGGAGATCAATCTGCCGTTATGGATGGAAGCCGGAAGTAAAGTCTATCAATTGGCACCTTCCGTTATAGAAAAGCTGTTTGAGAAACAGTTTGCCAAAAAATAAAGGCTGAGATTTTGCAAGCATTCGGCATATTTTTTATTATAAAAGAAGGAGGGATGATGATAAATGAAGCTAACGATAACGGATGAAGCATTAGAACAGCTTAACCAGGTGAAAACCGATGAGCATGAAGCGTTACGTCTCTATTACGACACTGATGGAATGGGCTGCGGCGTTAATGGCCAGCCGACCATTCGGTTTACAGATAAAGTAAGAGAACAGAAGGATAAACATGTCGAAAATGACCAATTTAAGGTAGTGGTCGATAAACAGCAGGCCACTTTTTTCCGCAGGGAAATGAAACTGGACTTAATTAAAGGAACTTTTCGTCTCTCGAGTCCTGAAGGTGTTCTGACTCCCATCATTCCAGTAA
This window of the Halobacillus sp. Marseille-Q1614 genome carries:
- a CDS encoding iron-sulfur cluster biosynthesis family protein, producing MKLTITDEALEQLNQVKTDEHEALRLYYDTDGMGCGVNGQPTIRFTDKVREQKDKHVENDQFKVVVDKQQATFFRREMKLDLIKGTFRLSSPEGVLTPIIPVSSVTKEVAL